One window of Mesorhizobium sp. PAMC28654 genomic DNA carries:
- a CDS encoding TetR/AcrR family transcriptional regulator — MAPDQSEVKQSGKAGPARIPAARTGQSPTPGKSKGGRPSREALEELNRRILDIAAGLFASQGFAATTMEQVASACGAGKDTIYRRYPSKAALFTALMEGLQSQVTSELDSLMEMNASPAERLKRFARALLSINLRPQMIALNRAALGEAVAFGGVEPKPAAESPIMSRFSRLVVEAQSGNVVADGDPLFVAEQLLYATSIKPLISTMLGESRFSDPAEEERYFNQAWKLFLDGAGG, encoded by the coding sequence ATGGCGCCCGACCAATCCGAAGTGAAACAATCTGGCAAGGCCGGACCGGCTCGCATACCCGCTGCCCGAACCGGGCAATCGCCCACCCCCGGCAAATCAAAAGGGGGCCGTCCGTCCAGGGAAGCGCTGGAGGAACTCAATCGCCGAATCCTCGATATCGCGGCTGGATTGTTCGCGTCCCAGGGCTTTGCGGCGACCACGATGGAGCAGGTGGCCTCAGCCTGCGGAGCAGGCAAGGACACTATCTATCGTCGCTATCCATCGAAAGCCGCGCTTTTCACGGCGCTCATGGAGGGATTGCAGTCGCAGGTCACCTCCGAGCTCGATTCGCTGATGGAGATGAACGCGAGCCCAGCGGAGCGACTCAAGCGATTTGCGCGTGCTCTGCTGTCGATCAATCTGAGACCACAAATGATCGCCCTCAACCGAGCTGCCTTGGGTGAGGCTGTAGCCTTTGGCGGGGTTGAACCAAAGCCTGCGGCCGAGAGCCCCATCATGAGCCGCTTCTCCAGGCTGGTTGTGGAGGCCCAGTCGGGAAATGTCGTTGCCGATGGAGACCCGCTGTTCGTCGCCGAGCAGCTTCTTTATGCGACATCCATCAAGCCGCTTATTTCGACCATGTTGGGAGAAAGCCGCTTCTCGGATCCCGCTGAGGAAGAGCGGTATTTCAATCAGGCATGGAAGCTGTTTCTCGATGGTGCCGGCGGATGA
- a CDS encoding ATP-binding protein — protein sequence MNSLRRRLILLLVASIVGVVGLATAAVLSVRGGGPPPELTMPWVAQQMELVVRLLPGPISSILQVQLSDHPAGGKVDRPETAMLNDILSRRGLDVLAVVSDKGDDPGQLASVQLPDNRWAIIEVPHVKPPRREWLVLAGWISLIVAGATAVSVYFTAVLIRPLEMLEAAVSKIGSDGVLAAVPEVGSAEVKATAHALNQLSSRLRTAMESRMRLVAAAGHDLRTPMTRMRLRAEFIEEDRDKWLHDLDELDRIADSAIRLVREEVDQDAVEPVDLEKTVRDIGAEMVSLGHAVSIGHLDKVSVRAGALGLRRALRNLIVNAATHGKGCEVSLSATDGQAVLTIADSGPGIPGELLSKAFEPFFRVDPARRQSVPGAGLGLAIAKEIIERYGGSITLENRPGGGLSQKVIFAAVST from the coding sequence GTGAACTCGCTGCGTCGACGCCTTATCCTGTTGCTGGTCGCCTCGATCGTCGGCGTGGTCGGACTGGCGACGGCTGCTGTGCTCAGTGTCCGGGGCGGAGGCCCACCACCTGAATTGACCATGCCCTGGGTTGCCCAGCAGATGGAGCTCGTGGTGCGGCTGTTGCCCGGTCCGATTTCGAGCATTCTCCAGGTGCAACTGAGCGATCACCCGGCAGGCGGCAAGGTGGACCGTCCAGAAACGGCGATGCTCAACGACATACTGAGCCGTCGGGGACTCGACGTTCTGGCTGTGGTCAGTGACAAGGGGGATGACCCTGGGCAGCTTGCATCGGTGCAGCTACCCGACAATCGCTGGGCGATCATAGAGGTCCCTCACGTCAAGCCGCCAAGGCGCGAGTGGCTGGTTCTCGCCGGCTGGATCTCGCTGATCGTGGCCGGCGCCACGGCTGTGTCGGTCTATTTCACCGCTGTGCTGATCCGGCCGCTTGAAATGCTGGAGGCCGCCGTCTCCAAGATCGGATCGGATGGCGTGCTGGCAGCGGTGCCGGAAGTCGGCTCGGCCGAGGTCAAGGCGACGGCGCATGCGCTGAACCAGCTGTCGTCAAGGCTGAGGACCGCCATGGAGAGCCGCATGCGCCTGGTTGCCGCCGCCGGTCACGACCTGCGCACGCCGATGACGCGCATGCGCCTGCGCGCCGAATTCATCGAGGAGGATCGCGACAAATGGCTTCACGATCTCGATGAGCTCGACCGCATCGCCGACAGCGCCATCCGGCTGGTGCGCGAGGAGGTGGACCAGGACGCGGTCGAGCCGGTGGACCTGGAAAAAACCGTGCGCGACATCGGAGCCGAGATGGTGTCGCTCGGCCATGCCGTGTCGATCGGACATCTGGACAAGGTTTCGGTGCGGGCCGGCGCACTCGGCCTGCGCCGCGCCTTACGCAATCTGATCGTCAACGCCGCCACGCATGGCAAGGGCTGTGAGGTGTCGCTGTCCGCCACGGACGGACAGGCCGTGCTCACCATTGCCGATAGCGGGCCGGGCATCCCCGGGGAACTGCTGAGCAAGGCGTTCGAGCCGTTTTTCCGCGTCGATCCCGCCCGCCGGCAATCCGTCCCGGGCGCGGGCCTTGGCCTCGCCATCGCCAAGGAAATCATCGAACGGTATGGCGGATCGATAACGCTGGAAAATCGCCCTGGCGGCGGCCTCTCGCAGAAAGTCATTTTCGCCGCTGTTTCAACTTGA
- a CDS encoding ABC transporter substrate-binding protein translates to MAGRAVRLPAPPKRIVLLEARDIVSMSLLHPDPASLVVGWAAVDRIDSGLLQERFEHNRRIGIVGKQTPDTVSPEGLIGLMPDLVVANFYMAPEGGNDLLVERLEAAGIPVIFSDLSSNASSGLPPAKGAVGDFRDHMRMWGEVLDAKDKAAEFIAFFNTHLQRVTSCVAGAAPVTTYLEVQSTVDDCCWAAGNKVWGELLELAGGRTLPGVTAPWFQKLQLEYLLSTPHDVYIASGGGWSAGGRPSIGPGFTPAKGREGLERLIERTGFNQLSSVRNGRVHGIWTGLITVPPLNILFIELAAKWLHPERCQGIDPASTLAEINKRFLSAPIQGPLWASLQE, encoded by the coding sequence ATGGCCGGCCGCGCGGTTCGACTTCCCGCCCCGCCAAAACGCATCGTCCTGCTGGAAGCCCGCGATATCGTCAGCATGTCGTTGCTGCATCCCGACCCAGCCTCGCTTGTCGTGGGCTGGGCGGCGGTCGACCGCATCGACAGCGGGCTGCTGCAAGAGCGCTTTGAGCACAACAGACGGATCGGGATCGTCGGCAAACAAACCCCCGATACGGTTTCGCCCGAGGGACTAATCGGCTTGATGCCTGACCTGGTGGTGGCCAATTTCTACATGGCGCCCGAGGGCGGCAATGATCTTTTGGTCGAGCGCCTGGAAGCCGCTGGAATACCGGTCATTTTCAGCGATCTGTCGAGCAACGCTTCCAGCGGTCTACCGCCCGCCAAGGGCGCCGTCGGCGATTTTCGCGACCATATGCGCATGTGGGGCGAGGTGTTGGACGCCAAGGACAAGGCTGCTGAATTCATCGCATTTTTCAACACGCATCTACAGCGCGTCACGTCATGCGTGGCAGGCGCCGCACCGGTAACAACCTATTTGGAGGTCCAGTCCACTGTTGACGATTGCTGCTGGGCGGCCGGAAACAAGGTCTGGGGAGAATTGCTGGAGTTGGCCGGCGGAAGAACGCTTCCGGGGGTGACAGCGCCGTGGTTCCAGAAGCTTCAGCTCGAATATCTCCTGTCGACGCCGCATGATGTCTACATCGCCTCCGGCGGCGGGTGGTCGGCGGGCGGGCGTCCGTCCATCGGCCCGGGGTTTACCCCCGCGAAAGGCCGAGAGGGGTTGGAGCGCCTGATCGAGCGGACCGGCTTCAACCAGCTGTCCAGTGTCCGCAACGGACGCGTCCACGGCATATGGACCGGGCTTATCACCGTGCCGCCCCTCAATATCCTCTTCATCGAACTTGCGGCGAAATGGTTGCATCCGGAGCGGTGCCAAGGCATCGACCCGGCATCGACGCTTGCCGAGATCAACAAGCGCTTCCTCAGCGCGCCGATCCAGGGCCCGCTCTGGGCTTCGTTGCAGGAGTAG
- a CDS encoding TonB-dependent siderophore receptor, producing the protein MTVGACRAVLLGTTSLFAVLGPAAAQEPTTQLEKIVVEGEAGTSASTADRVLQKSTVSATKTATPVVETPQSVTTVTRKQIDEQNPQTVSEALRYTAGVLSDRDSNSRYDSIFLRGFGTFGTATSYVNYLDGLKLPRGQAFAQSAIDPYLLDRIDVLKGPSALLYGQVSPGGLVNQVSRMPSAQPLNEVRVERGTDGRLQSALTSRGPLTEDGSLQYGISAVGRLSGTRYEDVDEKRFGIAPAISWQPDADTTLTISGYYQNDPEGGYFNSLYPSFLAPEAYKPYLNRDLNIGDPSFDAFERKQYGIGYRFEHRFNEAVTVRSSLRYSHVDADFQSLQMAGPLDSNGLIPRQALRSIEDVGGTSLDNQAEIHFDTGTIQHTVLAGIDYQNVGSDWEYRYGAAPPLDVVNPVYGQPIGPLTTIINSGQKLRQTGAYVQDQMSFGGFRALMGVRHDWTRQDTDNRLAGTSTDQSSEATSYRAGLLYLFDNGLAPYASYSTSFEPTVGVDSAGAPFVPSTARQYEVGLKYQPPGMDALFTVSAFDIRQQDALVPDTFGFNVQAGEIRSRGFEFESRGSLTDNLELVAALTLLDTRVTETAVPANIAKRPQAVPQYFGSLWANYTFHSGAAEGLTVGGGVRLVGSSYADNANTVKADGYTLVDVAMRYDFGAKNPTLKGLEGTLNVTNLLNKTYYSSCSSNIYCQYGNGRQVLAGLRYKW; encoded by the coding sequence ATGACTGTTGGTGCATGCAGGGCGGTGCTTCTTGGAACGACCTCCCTGTTCGCCGTGCTGGGACCGGCCGCCGCGCAGGAGCCGACCACCCAGCTGGAAAAGATCGTTGTGGAAGGCGAAGCGGGGACATCGGCGTCCACGGCCGATCGGGTGCTCCAGAAAAGTACCGTATCCGCCACGAAGACCGCGACACCGGTGGTGGAAACACCACAGTCGGTGACGACCGTTACGCGCAAGCAGATCGACGAGCAGAACCCCCAGACGGTCAGCGAAGCACTCCGTTACACAGCAGGCGTGCTTTCGGATCGCGATTCCAATTCCCGCTACGACTCGATATTCCTTCGCGGTTTTGGCACTTTCGGCACCGCGACCAGTTATGTGAACTATCTCGACGGGCTGAAACTGCCCCGTGGCCAGGCATTCGCCCAATCGGCGATCGATCCTTATCTGCTCGACCGCATCGATGTCCTTAAGGGGCCATCGGCGCTCCTGTATGGGCAGGTGAGCCCAGGCGGCCTGGTCAACCAGGTCAGTCGCATGCCGTCGGCACAGCCGCTCAACGAGGTTCGTGTGGAGCGCGGCACTGATGGCCGCTTGCAGAGCGCGCTTACCTCGCGCGGGCCACTGACCGAGGATGGGAGCCTGCAATATGGCATCAGCGCCGTGGGCCGGCTCTCCGGCACCCGCTATGAGGATGTCGACGAAAAGCGTTTTGGCATCGCGCCCGCGATAAGCTGGCAGCCCGACGCCGACACGACATTGACCATCTCGGGCTATTATCAGAACGACCCGGAAGGTGGGTACTTCAACTCCCTGTATCCAAGCTTTCTCGCTCCAGAGGCCTACAAGCCCTATCTGAACCGCGACCTGAACATCGGCGATCCGTCCTTCGATGCCTTCGAGCGCAAGCAGTACGGCATCGGCTATCGGTTCGAGCACAGGTTCAATGAAGCCGTAACCGTGCGGTCCAGCTTGCGCTATTCGCATGTCGACGCGGATTTCCAGTCCCTGCAGATGGCAGGACCGCTCGATTCGAATGGGCTGATCCCACGCCAGGCGCTGCGCTCGATCGAGGATGTCGGCGGAACCTCCCTCGACAATCAGGCGGAAATCCACTTCGACACCGGGACAATCCAGCACACGGTGCTTGCTGGTATCGACTACCAGAATGTCGGGAGCGACTGGGAATATCGCTACGGAGCAGCGCCGCCGCTCGATGTGGTCAACCCGGTGTACGGCCAGCCGATCGGGCCGCTCACGACGATCATCAACAGCGGCCAGAAGCTCCGGCAGACCGGCGCCTATGTCCAGGACCAGATGAGCTTCGGCGGCTTCAGGGCCCTGATGGGCGTTCGCCACGACTGGACGCGGCAGGATACCGACAACCGCCTCGCCGGTACGTCAACCGATCAGTCGAGTGAAGCCACCAGCTACCGGGCGGGCCTGCTGTACCTGTTCGACAACGGGCTTGCTCCCTATGCGAGCTACTCGACGTCCTTCGAACCGACGGTCGGCGTCGATTCCGCCGGCGCTCCGTTCGTGCCGAGCACAGCGCGTCAATACGAGGTTGGCCTGAAGTACCAGCCGCCTGGCATGGATGCGCTGTTCACAGTGTCGGCCTTCGATATCCGGCAGCAGGACGCGCTCGTCCCCGATACGTTCGGGTTCAATGTCCAGGCGGGGGAAATTCGCTCGCGCGGCTTCGAATTCGAGAGCAGGGGCAGCCTGACGGACAATCTCGAACTCGTCGCCGCCCTTACCCTGCTCGACACGAGAGTGACCGAGACCGCCGTCCCCGCGAACATAGCCAAGCGCCCGCAGGCAGTGCCCCAATACTTCGGCTCGCTCTGGGCGAATTACACGTTCCACAGTGGCGCCGCCGAGGGTTTGACGGTTGGCGGCGGCGTTCGCCTGGTCGGCTCCAGCTATGCCGACAATGCAAACACCGTGAAGGCCGACGGCTACACACTGGTCGACGTTGCCATGCGATACGATTTTGGCGCGAAGAATCCGACCCTGAAAGGGCTGGAGGGCACGTTGAACGTCACCAACCTGCTGAACAAGACATACTATTCGAGCTGCAGTTCGAACATCTATTGCCAATACGGCAATGGCCGGCAGGTGCTGGCTGGCCTCCGCTACAAATGGTGA